One part of the Macaca mulatta isolate MMU2019108-1 chromosome 6, T2T-MMU8v2.0, whole genome shotgun sequence genome encodes these proteins:
- the ISL1 gene encoding insulin gene enhancer protein ISL-1 isoform X2 — protein sequence MGDMGDPPKKKRLISLCVGCGNQIHDQYILRVSPDLEWHAACLKCAECNQYLDESCTCFVRDGKTYCKRDYIRLYGIKCAKCSIGFSKNDFVMRARSKVYHIECFRCVACSRQLIPGDEFALREDGLFCRADHDVVERASLGAGDPLSPLHPARPLQMAAEPISARQPALRPHVHKQPEKTTRVRTVLNEKQLHTLRTCYAANPRPDALMKEQLVEMTGLSPRVIRVWFQNKRCKDKKRSIMMKQLQQQQPNDKTNIQGMTGTPMVAASPERHDGGLQANPVEVQSYQPPWKVLSDFALQSDIDQPAFQQLVNFSEGGPGSNSTGSEVASMSSQLPDTPNSMVASPIEA from the exons ATGGGAGACATGGGAGATCCACCAAAAA aaaaacGTCTGATTTCCCTATGTGTTGGTTGCGGCAATCAGATTCACGATCAGTATATTCTGAGGGTTTCTCCGGATTTGGAATGGCATGCGGCATGTTTGAAATGTGCGGAGTGTAATCAGTATTTGGACGAGAGCTGTACATGCTTTGTTAGGGATGGGAAAACCTACTGTAAAAGAGATTATATCAG GTTGTACGGGATCAAATGCGCCAAGTGCAGCATCGGCTTCAGCAAGAACGACTTCGTGATGCGTGCCCGCTCCAAGGTGTATCACATCGAGTGTTTCCGCTGTGTGGCCTGCAGCCGCCAGCTCATCCCTGGGGACGAATTTGCGCTTCGGGAGGACGGTCTCTTCTGCCGAGCAGACCACGATGTGGTGGAGAGAGCCAGTCTGGGCGCTGGCGACCCGCTTAGTCCCCTGCATCCAGCGCGGCCACTGCAAATGGCAG CGGAGCCCATCTCCGCCAGGCAGCCGGCCCTGCGGCCCCATGTCCACAAGCAGCCGGAGAAGACCACCCGCGTGCGGACTGTGCTGAATGAGAAGCAGCTGCACACCTTGCGGACCTGCTATGCCGCAAACCCGCGGCCCGATGCGCTCATGAAGGAGCAACTGGTAGAGATGACGGGCCTCAGTCCCCGTGTGATCCGGGTCTGGTTTCAAAACAAGCGGTGCAAGGACAAGAAGCGAAGCATCATGATGAAGCAactccagcagcagcagcccaaTGACAAAACT AATATCCAGGGGATGACAGGAACTCCCATGGTGGCTGCCAGTCCAGAGAGACACGACGGTGGCTTACAGGCTAACCCAGTGGAGGTACAAAGTTACCAGCCACCTTGGAAAGTACTGAGCGACTTCGCCTTGCAGAGTGACATAGATCAGCCTGCTTTTCAGCAACTG GTCAATTTTTCAGAAGGAGGACCGGGCTCTAATTCCACTGGCAGTGAAGTAGCATCAATGTCCTCTCAACTTCCAGATACACCTAACAGCATGGTAGCCAGTCCTATTGAGGCATGA
- the ISL1 gene encoding insulin gene enhancer protein ISL-1 isoform X1, which produces MGDMGDPPKKKRLISLCVGCGNQIHDQYILRVSPDLEWHAACLKCAECNQYLDESCTCFVRDGKTYCKRDYIRLYGIKCAKCSIGFSKNDFVMRARSKVYHIECFRCVACSRQLIPGDEFALREDGLFCRADHDVVERASLGAGDPLSPLHPARPLQMAAEPISARQPALRPHVHKQPEKTTRVRTVLNEKQLHTLRTCYAANPRPDALMKEQLVEMTGLSPRVIRVWFQNKRCKDKKRSIMMKQLQQQQPNDKTVSGSGARQGMRGGSRCGVRGAFLVPSLAGARFSILLLGRSLAGTAPHPHPHPFLGERLPGSEWGSLEAPYARGAAARSQPCGWAHALPRRLYLRTGETPSSPPRAGGNEVWPGFCQPSDRQFLTYSRRGRDTNTLGSYLHPGIPWAGRPVSPQGALYF; this is translated from the exons ATGGGAGACATGGGAGATCCACCAAAAA aaaaacGTCTGATTTCCCTATGTGTTGGTTGCGGCAATCAGATTCACGATCAGTATATTCTGAGGGTTTCTCCGGATTTGGAATGGCATGCGGCATGTTTGAAATGTGCGGAGTGTAATCAGTATTTGGACGAGAGCTGTACATGCTTTGTTAGGGATGGGAAAACCTACTGTAAAAGAGATTATATCAG GTTGTACGGGATCAAATGCGCCAAGTGCAGCATCGGCTTCAGCAAGAACGACTTCGTGATGCGTGCCCGCTCCAAGGTGTATCACATCGAGTGTTTCCGCTGTGTGGCCTGCAGCCGCCAGCTCATCCCTGGGGACGAATTTGCGCTTCGGGAGGACGGTCTCTTCTGCCGAGCAGACCACGATGTGGTGGAGAGAGCCAGTCTGGGCGCTGGCGACCCGCTTAGTCCCCTGCATCCAGCGCGGCCACTGCAAATGGCAG CGGAGCCCATCTCCGCCAGGCAGCCGGCCCTGCGGCCCCATGTCCACAAGCAGCCGGAGAAGACCACCCGCGTGCGGACTGTGCTGAATGAGAAGCAGCTGCACACCTTGCGGACCTGCTATGCCGCAAACCCGCGGCCCGATGCGCTCATGAAGGAGCAACTGGTAGAGATGACGGGCCTCAGTCCCCGTGTGATCCGGGTCTGGTTTCAAAACAAGCGGTGCAAGGACAAGAAGCGAAGCATCATGATGAAGCAactccagcagcagcagcccaaTGACAAAACTGTGAGTGGCTCTGGGGCCAGGCAGGGAATGCGAGGGGGAAGTAGATGCGGCGTGCGAGGTGCGTTCCTGGTGCCCAGTCTGGCCGGCGCGCGGTTTTCGATCCTGCTCCTGGGCAGGAGTTTGGCCGGGACTGCccctcatccccacccccacccattcTTGGGGGAGAGGTTACCCGGCTCCGAGTGGGGAAGCTTGGAGGCTCCGTACGCCAGGGGAGCGGCAGCCAGGTCCCAACCTTGTGGGTGGGCTCATGCCCTTCCTCGTCGCCTGTACCTGCGAACCGGAGAAACGCCGTCCTCCCCTCCGAGGGCGGGCGGCAACGAGGTTTGGCCCGGGTTTTGCCAACCTTCAGATCGTCAGTTCCTCACATACAGTAGAAGAGGGAGGGATACTAACACCTTGGGTTCCTACCTACATCCAGGGATTCCGTGGGCAGGTCGCCCTGTGAGCCCCCAGGGCGCACTGTACTTTTGA